One genomic segment of Amycolatopsis granulosa includes these proteins:
- a CDS encoding bifunctional homocysteine S-methyltransferase/methylenetetrahydrofolate reductase, whose product MRGRFAEQLSERVLVFDGAMGTVLHVAGNSLDRALPELNLANPELVSTIHESYVAAGADVLLTNTFGANRLRLAEHGCSVSARDVNLAAVRLARQARRGVHRTIFVAGSVSPAVSAARRAGVRADERAGAVREQVQALVDGGVDLLVLETFGHLDELVEAVRVAAGVTDLPIVAQATFTAHGTTPGGQTPRDVVKALSALPVAAIGANCTVGPQHMLAVLDELRDATDLPVGVHPNAGMPRRTGRRFTYPVARAHFGRYARRYAERGAAMIGGCCGTTPGHIREIVARLADLRPRVTRPVAAAVPKPRPAPPRSPLARRFARPEFVLAAQVTPRGEPEDATRLGGAGLALVRGGFGEAVRLERLAGVDTITTVTAWDRSLAQLQADVLGAHAFGLRTVVCETGTPVPLGDYPGADGIWEVDSVGLIGLLAGLNAGRDHNGLTLATRTAFHIGARVNPGAEDADAELARTKAKIAAGAQFLITRPVYELDNLARMIAELSGVDIPVLVSIAPLSGFAEAEYLAYEVPDVTIPPRALSELETAGERAAAVGLALAAELLDGARELVRGAVVVVDEHPGKIESLLRQQKSSV is encoded by the coding sequence GTGCGAGGGCGGTTCGCGGAGCAGTTGTCCGAGCGGGTTCTGGTGTTCGACGGGGCGATGGGCACCGTCCTGCACGTGGCGGGCAACTCGCTGGACCGGGCGCTGCCCGAGCTCAACCTCGCCAACCCCGAGCTGGTCAGCACCATCCACGAGAGCTATGTGGCGGCCGGCGCGGACGTGCTGCTGACCAACACCTTCGGCGCGAACCGGCTGCGGCTGGCCGAGCACGGGTGCTCGGTGAGCGCCCGCGACGTCAACCTCGCGGCCGTCCGGCTGGCCCGGCAGGCCCGCCGCGGCGTGCACCGGACGATCTTCGTCGCCGGGTCGGTCTCGCCCGCGGTCAGCGCCGCCCGGCGGGCCGGGGTGCGGGCGGACGAGCGGGCCGGTGCCGTGCGGGAGCAGGTCCAGGCGCTCGTCGACGGCGGGGTGGACCTGCTGGTCCTGGAGACCTTCGGCCACCTCGACGAGCTGGTCGAGGCCGTCCGGGTGGCCGCCGGGGTCACCGACCTGCCGATCGTCGCGCAGGCGACGTTCACCGCCCACGGCACCACGCCCGGCGGCCAGACCCCGCGCGACGTGGTCAAGGCACTGTCCGCGCTGCCCGTCGCCGCGATCGGCGCGAACTGCACCGTCGGCCCGCAGCACATGCTCGCGGTGCTCGACGAGCTCCGCGACGCCACGGACTTGCCGGTCGGCGTGCACCCCAACGCCGGCATGCCCAGGCGGACCGGCCGCCGCTTCACCTACCCGGTCGCCCGCGCCCACTTCGGCCGCTACGCCCGCCGGTACGCCGAACGCGGTGCGGCGATGATCGGCGGTTGCTGCGGCACCACCCCCGGCCACATCCGTGAGATCGTCGCGCGCCTGGCCGACCTGCGGCCGCGGGTGACGCGGCCGGTCGCCGCGGCGGTGCCGAAGCCGCGGCCGGCGCCGCCGCGGAGCCCGCTGGCCCGGCGGTTCGCGCGCCCGGAGTTCGTGCTCGCCGCACAGGTCACGCCACGCGGTGAGCCGGAGGACGCCACGCGGCTCGGCGGGGCCGGGCTGGCGCTGGTCCGCGGCGGTTTCGGCGAGGCCGTGCGGCTGGAACGCCTGGCGGGCGTGGACACGATCACCACGGTCACCGCCTGGGACCGGTCGCTCGCGCAGCTGCAGGCGGACGTGCTCGGCGCCCACGCGTTCGGGCTGCGCACGGTGGTGTGTGAGACCGGCACACCCGTGCCGCTGGGCGACTACCCGGGCGCGGACGGGATCTGGGAGGTCGACTCGGTCGGCCTGATCGGGCTGCTGGCCGGGCTCAACGCCGGGCGCGACCACAACGGGCTCACCCTCGCCACCCGCACCGCGTTCCACATCGGCGCGCGGGTGAACCCGGGTGCCGAGGACGCGGACGCCGAACTGGCCCGCACCAAGGCGAAGATCGCCGCCGGGGCGCAGTTCCTCATCACACGGCCGGTGTACGAGCTGGACAACCTGGCGCGGATGATCGCCGAACTGTCCGGAGTGGACATTCCGGTGCTGGTCTCGATCGCGCCGCTGTCCGGCTTCGCGGAAGCGGAGTACCTTGCCTACGAGGTGCCGGACGTCACGATCCCGCCGCGAGCACTGTCCGAACTGGAGACTGCCGGGGAGCGGGCGGCCGCGGTGGGTCTGGCGCTGGCGGCCGAGCTGCTCGACGGGGCGCGTGAGCTGGTACGGGGGGCGGTGGTGGTCGTGGACGAACACCCGGGCAAGATCGAATCGCTTCTGCGGCAACAGAAATCTTCGGTATGA